From Dasypus novemcinctus isolate mDasNov1 chromosome 11, mDasNov1.1.hap2, whole genome shotgun sequence, one genomic window encodes:
- the AARS2 gene encoding alanine--tRNA ligase, mitochondrial, with amino-acid sequence MAAAVAAGVGRLRGALRRPTRWRSPSRRLLSSAPRPAPAAAVRDAFLSFFRDRHGHRLVPSASVRPRGDPSLLFVNAGMNQFKPIFLGTVDPRSEMAGFRRVANSQKCVRAGGRHSDLEDVGRDLSHHTFFEMLGNWAFGGEYFKEEACSMAWELLTQVYGIPEDRLWVSYFGGDPKAGLAPDLESRDIWLSLGVPASRILSFGPQENFWEMGDTGPCGPCSEIHYDLAGGVGNPQLVELWNLVFIQHNREADGSLQTLPQQHVDTGMGLERLVAVLQGRRSTYDTDLFSPLLDAIHQGSGAPPYLGRVGAADTGHTDTAYRVVADHIRTLTVCIADGVYPGMSGAPLVLRQILRRAVRFSAEVLRAPPGFLGSLVPVVVETLGAAYPELRKNPAQIANLVSEDEDAFLASLQRGRQVIDRTLKSLGPSDVFPAEVAWSLSLSGNLGLPLDLVALMLEEKGVQLDSAGLERLAQEEAQHRAQQAEPVQEQGLQLHVHALGELQRRGVPLTDDSPKYNYSLRPNGGYEFGACEAQVLQLYTEDGAAVASIGGGQRCGLLLDKTNFYAEQGGQASDRGYLVRVGQQDVLFPVARARVYGGFVLHEAVAPECLQVGDQVQLHVDKAWRLGCMEKHTATHLLSWALRQTLGPGTEQRGSHLSPEQLRFDVTTQVPLTSQQLQAVEGTVQEAVRQDKPVYVEEVALAFTALVPGLRSLDEVYPDPVRVVSVGVPVAQALDPASKAALQTSVELCCGTHLLRTGAVGDLVITGERQLAKGITRLLAVTGEQAQQAREVGQSLAQEVEAAAERLSRGSQDVVAAQRLSKNMGHLTVAVDNAVMPQWQRRELQATLKLLQRRANTAIRKLEKGQAAEKAQELLERHTKGPLIVDTVPTESLSVLVKVVRQLCEQASSTSVLLLSPQPLGKVLCACQVAQGATPTFTAEAWALAVCSHMGGKAWGSQVVAQGTGSTADLDAVLSTARAYALNQL; translated from the exons atggcggcggcggtggcggcggGAGTCGGGCGCCTGCGGGGGGCCCTTCGAAGGCCGACCCGGTGGCGGAGCCCCAGCCGTCGCTTGCTCTCATCCGCACCCCGCCCAGCTCCGGCTGCGGCCGTCAGGGACGCCTTCCTGAGCTTCTTTCGGGATCGCCATGGCCACCGGCTCGTGCCCTCGGCTTCAGTGCGGCCCCGCGGCGACCCCAGCTTGCTTTTCGTCAACGCCGGCATGAACCAG TTCAAGCCAATCTTTTTGGGAACTGTGGATCCACGAAGTGAGATGGCAGGCTTCCGACGTGTGGCCAACAGTCAGAAATGTGTGCGGGCTGGAGGACGCCACAGTGACCTGGAGGATGTGGGCCGAGATCTTTCCCATCACACCTTTTTTGAGATGCTTGGCAATTGGGCCTTTGGGGGTGAATATTTTAAG GAGGAGGCTTGCAGCATGGCCTGGGAATTGCTGACCCAAGTCTATGGGATCCCTGAGGACAGGCTCTGGGTTTCCTACTTTGGTGGTGACCCCAAGGCAGGGCTGGCCCCAGACCTGGAGAGCAGAGACATCTGGCTCAGCTTGGG AGTGCCTGCCAGCCGCATACTTTCCTTTGGGCCACAGGAGAACTTCTGGGAGATGGGGGATACTGGCCCTTGTGGGCCCTGTTCTGAGATCCACTATGACCTGGCTGGTGGGGTGGGAAACCCTCAGCTGGTGGAGCTTTGGAATCTGGTCTTCATACAACACAACAG AGAGGCAGATGGAAGCCTGCAGACCCTACCCCAGCAGCATGTGGACACAGGCATGGGCTTGGAAAGGCTGGTGGCTGTGCTGCAAGGCAGACGCTCCACCTACGACACTGATCTCTTTTCCCCGCTGCTCGATGCCATACATCAG GGCTCGGGGGCACCTCCTTACCTGGGCCGGGTCGGGGCGGCAGACACGGGGCACACAGACACAGCATACCGCGTGGTGGCTGACCACATCCGCACACTCACTGTCTGCATTGCTGATGGCGTCTACCCTGGGATGTCAGGTGCCCC GCTGGTGCTTCGTCAGATCCTCCGTCGAGCCGTGCGGTTCTCCGCGGAGGTCTTACGGGCGCCGCCTGGCTTCCTAGGCAGCCTGGTGCCTGTGGTGGTGGAGACACTG GGAGCCGCTTATCCAGAACTGCGGAAGAACCCAGCCCAG ATAGCCAACCTGGTGTCTGAGGACGAGGACGCCTTCCTGGCCTCTCTGCAGCGGGGTCGGCAGGTCATTGATCGGACCCTGAAGAGCCTGGGGCCTTCCGATGTGTTCCCTG CTGAAGTGGCCTGGTCCTTGTCGCTGTCTGGGAACCTGGGGCTGCCCCTGGATCTGGTAGCGCTAATGCTGGAGGAGAAAGGTGTGCAGCTGGACTCAGCCGGGCTGGAGCGGCTGGCCCAGGAGGAGGCCCAG CACCGGGCACAGCAGGCCGAGCCAGTTCAGGAGCAGGGATTGCAGCTCCACGTCCATGCCCTGGGGGAGCTGCAGCGCCGAGGGGTGCCCCTGACCGATGACAGCCCCAAGTACAACTATTCCCTGAGACCCAATGGGGGTTATG AGTTCGGAGCGTGTGAGGCCCAGGTGCTACAGCTATACACAGAGGATGGGGCAGCCGTGGCCTCCATCGGGGGAGGCCAGCGCTGTGGTCTACTCTTGGACAAGACCAACTTCTACGCCGAGCAGGGTGGTCAGGCTTCAGACCGTGGCTACCTGGTGCGGGTGGGGCAGCAG GATGTACTGTTCCCAGTGGCCCGGGCCCGGGTCTATGGGGGCTTCGTCCTGCATGAGGCAGTGGCCCCTGAGTGCCTGCAGGTGGGGGACCAGGTGCAGCTGCATGTGGACAAG GCCTGGCGTCTCGGCTGCATGGAGAAGCACACGGCCACCCACCTGCTGAGCTGGGCGCTGCGGCAGACCCTAGGCCCTGGCACCGAGCAGCGGGGCTCCCATCTCAGTCCCGAGCAGCTGCGCTTTGACGTGACCACCCAG gtccCACTGACCTCACAGCAGCTCCAGGCAGTGGAGGGCACTGTGCAGGAGGCCGTGAGGCAGGACAAGCCTGTGTACGTGGAGGAGGTGGCCTTGGCTTTCACTGCCCTCGTCCCTGGCCTGCGTTCCCTGGATGAG GTCTACCCAGACCCGGTGCGGGTGGTGTCGGTGGGGGTGCCCGTGGCCCAGGCACTGGACCCAGCCTCCAAGGCCGCCCTGCAGACCTCCGTGGAGCTGTGCTGTGGGAC GCACCTGCTTCGCACGGGGGCCGTGGGGGACCTGGTTATCACTGGGGAGCGCCAGTTAGCTAAGGGCATCACCCGCCTGCTGGCCGTCACTGGGGAGCAGGCCCAACAG GCCCGAGAGGTGGGCCAGAGTCTGGCCCAGGAGGTGGAGGCAGCCGCAGAGCGGCTGAGTCGGGGCAGCCAGGATGTGGTGGCAGCACAGCGCTTATCCAAGAACATGGGACATCTCACTGTC GCTGTGGACAACGCCGTGATGCCCCAGTGGCAGCGGCGGGAGCTTCAGGCAACGCTGAAGTTGCTGCAGCGGCGTGCCAATACTGCCATCCGCAAGCTGGAGAAGGGGCAG GCTGCAGAGAAAGCCCAGGAGCTGCTGGAGCGGCACACGAAGGGGCCGCTGATTGTGGACACAGTCCCCACTGAGTCCCTCTCA gTGCTGGTGAAGGTGGTACGGCAGCTGTGCGAGCAGGCCTCCAGCACCTCCGTGCTGCTCCTCAGCCCGCAGCCCCTGGGGAAGGTGCTGTGTGCCTGTCAGGTGGCCCAG GGTGCCACCCCCACCTTCACAGCCGAGGCCTGGGCACTGGCCGTGTGCAGCCATATGGGGGGCAAGGCCTGGGGCTCTCAAGTTGTGGCCCAGGGCACCGGAAGCACTGCTGACCTGGACGCTGTCCTCAGCACAGCCCGAGCCTATGCTCTCAACCAGCTCTGA